The Oncorhynchus gorbuscha isolate QuinsamMale2020 ecotype Even-year linkage group LG04, OgorEven_v1.0, whole genome shotgun sequence genome includes the window ATCAGTGATTTGTAGTTACTGTATTGAAACCAATTACTGGTTAATATAACAGTTAGTCCCATGTCATTTTCACATTTCATCCAGTAGTTTGAGTTGTGGGAAATATATGAATTTTTAGAACTGCTAAATATCTATTCAAACATGCTTTTCCCCCCTCCTTCATGCCTCTTTTGTCAAATCACAATACTGTGACTAAAGAATCCTAAACCTTTTCTGCCTTATGCACTTTGAAGAATAAACAAGTGAATTATTTAGGGCTCTACGCTGACCTTTTTTTTTACAAGGTGCACCTAAATTGAAAATTGTAGGCGCACATGAAGAAATTTACGAGCATAATGAAGAATATTTTAGATATTAAAGCTAGAATTGTAAATTTTTCCAGGCTCACTGGTGCTCCTGAATTAATATTCCTAGGCGCACAGCAAAATAGAGCCCTATTATTTTTCAGATCCTCAAGAAACAAACACGAAGAAATGTGTCCCTCTACTGGTTGCAGGAAAACCTTCCTTCAAACAAGTTTTAGTGATAAAACTGAATCccaaccacaggaggttggtagcACGTTTATTGGGGAGAACggactcgtggtaatggctggagcagaatcagtggaacGGTTTCAAAtaaatcaaacacatggtttccaggtgttttgatgccattccatttgcttgTTCTGGCCAttacattattatgagccgttctcccctcagcagcttccATTGATCCCAACACTTAATGGTTGCTGCTAGGGTTCTTGACAGAGTTAACAGTTCAACATTTTGATCTTCATTGTATAACCTAAAACTGACCAAATTAGAGGATGAGAGGCCATCAAGTTGttttatgatttatttatttcaaactCAGCCTAGGAAGAGCTAGAGGCAGCCACTGCTGCCCTCTTAGGCTTAGGGACAGTTCCCTCACGGAATCCATTCCTGGAAaagaccagagaaagtgaaatgtgTTAATGAGGAAGGAGGACAACGAATTGTAAACTACATTCATATCAGGTGGTCTCAAATGCTTTACATTGTGAGGAACATAACCCCATCCATCCCTCAACATGTACCACCCGTTTGGAAGATGGCACGGCAGAAGAGTATTTGGGTATTTTCCTTTCTTCTCAATTGATATAAGCCTACTCAGCATCTTAAAAATCTTCTGAATGTGTTATAAAGCAGTGTCCAACTTCAGTGTCATCCGGATCAAAATAACTTCTGTATGGGTTAACACCTCGACCAATGTGATGTGTGGTATGACGGCCCTCCATTGTTACATGGCCTCCCACTTGTCTTTATCTTTCTTGTTTCTGTTAGCTTTTATGCCCTTGGGTGTATATAGGCTGTTTCAGTGTTGTCTAAGTCTACTAGAAATGAATCTAACATCACATCTTAGAGTTGAGTATGTGATACGAGACTGGTCTTTCACTAGCAACTTACATAGCAACAATAGCTGTTCGTGCCAGGTAACATTCAAGAAAGAACAGTGAAATAAGCCTTCCAACTTGGCGATATCAAAAGTCTCCACTGATCATGAGATGTCAACAAGCATTCAAGTCTCTCACTGCCATTGCCTTGTCAAATCATGCCAGCCTAGTCACAATTTGATTGCAGAAAAACACATTTGACGAGTAGTTTACCTAACAGTCACTAACGAAACAAATAAAACTAACACCACCTACCTCATGGTATATAAAATAACCCCTAATATTATCTCAACATTAACAAAACTGAGGGTTCAACCCAGCACTGAAATGTATCCGTGTAGACCACAACCAAATCCATCAAGGCAAACCTAGCTGGTGAAATCACACAATGTTACATTAAGATCAGGTGAGTCTCTGCACAGCCAAAACGTTTAATCCAGTCTCACATTCAACAGGCAAAAATGCAAGCAAACAATGGAGAAATTGAGGTACATAATGCCTAAAGAACAGCTCTTCTTTGAATTCCGTGGGAAACATTGCAAGAAGGATGTTGGACTCACCTGAATCTGCGGTAGACGACCCTCAGGTGTCTGATACGGCCAGTTCCGGTAGTGCTGCGTCGCTTGGCCTTGGCACTCCAGTTATCTGCACGGGTAAAAATGATGAGCGTGTAAGAATCAATGAAGAGCAAAACTACAGCTTGTCTAAACCCCCGCGTGTGAGGacatctttaatttcagctcttTTCTTTTTGACATAACGTTAGGCATCACCGAAAACTTCTGACATGACCTGCGGTATACATCCATCCATCTAGCCTCACTGATGAGTCCCCATTGGTCACACCGATGGATGAGCTGATTTATCAATAACAACTAGCTAACCACCTGCCAGACATTCAAGAACAGCATGAGCCACTCACACTTTCTCTTGCGCTTTTCGGGGTAGCCACACTTTCCGCAGGAGGACTTCTGGAGGTGGTATGCCTTGGAGCCGCACCGACGACACAGGGCGTGCGTCTTGTTGCGACGTTTACCAAATGACGACGTTCCCTTCGTCTGGGAAACATAAAACATGTATTAAAAGCAATAACAATTGGCCAGTATAGTTAATTCCAAACACAGCATTACATACAACTGCATAATGTCACATAGCTATGTCAGTTGGCTAACATGATGCTAGTGAAAACCAGTGAAACTTAGGCACGGCTTTCGCTTTTTTAGACGATGAAAATAAGGACATACTAATAAATTCcgtctttaaaaatatatattttatgggGGACAAAAAAAATGGTTTGCTTTCATTTTGAGAATGATTTGTAAACTAGTTAACGTTACAGTTCATTCGTCGGGTTGATAACTACTGATTATGAAACTGAACCCGTGATATACTGGGGTCTGTGACACTTAATTGCTTTCATCTTCACAACAATAATGCAGATGATAAGGGAGAAAATGCATTAAAGCGGATGATTTGAGATTTTCAATGTAATCTCGGTCCACCCTTACCATCTTCTTGCCGAAGTTCGCACGATAGAGACCGGAAAAAGGTTTTGTGTTGCACTATATTCAGTCCGTACCGGTATGCTGTAGCAAAACAAGAGCTGCCAATAATGTGTTCCTTTCACTAGCACGGAACGTAAACTAATTGATGTTGGTCGTTGAAATTTAAATACAAAATACTGTAATACAACATGTATTGTATtataattatatttttattttgagATAATGTTATCCCATCATGCCAGATGCCAATTTTGCCCCGAGAGACAGGAACAGCAGCGAATACTAGCGGTCTGTTGAGGCTACTGTCAATTTTGAGTCCAGAAAATCCGACATTATAACTTTCATCTCCCTTGCTCACGTGGTTACTACTTGTTTCTCTTTATGCATATTTCTTTGGACCTTCAGCATGACTACATGAAGTTGATGGAGCGATTTAGGAGGTACTTTAAAAAAACGTTATCCTATAGTCACCAGGGAGTCATCATAAATGATATCCATTGACTGAAAGAATAACTTAAATGCCTTTAGTTCTGCTGTCCTATCGCATCACAGCAGAAATATAAACATGTTTAATTCCATTTTTTGTAAACAAAGTCATTGTAAATACTTTATTGCCTCAAAACATTAACACTACAATTTGTAAATCATGTATGTAAAGAACTTGCATGCATAGCTCTGTCAATGAATTTGAGTGGGTacatttctccagctccatcTCTCAGcggtttaccaaaacagtggcaggtTGTCTGATGTGTTATTGTTTGAACCACATATCTCCTCTTTGAGTTGTAGAACCCTCATCAGCTTCTAATATAGGATAGAATTTTCTGTCTTGTTCTCGATTTTCACAGGGGCTTTCTCAACTGATCAGGTGACAACCCAGCAGTGGTAGTAATTTTTAATGAGCTCAGTGGCTGTTGCTGTTTCAGGTGGGGAACTACAGCAGGAGAGGGCTGCCCCAGCCACCTCAAGCCATCCTGCAGTCTGCTCTACCCAGGAGTCTGTATGGCTCTGGCCCCATCCTGCTGGCACCGGCTGGTCACTACGGTGACACTACAGGTCAGTTTAATCGTGTTTCACCGGTACACACTGGAATCAGTTACAGTTACAAGGTAGTAAATAAATTAAAGATGTCcccggaaaaaaaaaaaaaacaatgccAAGGGCAGTGGTGGAACCGAAGAGGTGGATGACGAGAGCTCAGAGGATCAGGAGCCAGAGCCCAAGACGAAGCGTAAGAGGGTCACTGGCACAGAGGATGCTGGAGGTGGCAGGGGGAAAAGGAAGAAATCAAAAGCTCCAGAAGAAGGGTACCACTCTGACACCTCTGAGCCTGATGTAAAAAGCAGCAAGAAAAAGGGGGAGAACAAAGGAAAAGTAAAGAAAAATAAGAAGAAAGCTAAGAAGGACAGCGAGGAGGAGTATGAGGTGAGAAGCAGCGAGTCTTAAGAGTACAGATGATGAAGATCACAGTGATACCATCAATAACAAgaaaaagagagcagagaggctcCCTGGTGTGATTGAGGCCACCAGTAAGGGAACCAAAAAGACCACCAGGAGAACGACATGGGGTCAAAGGACAAAAAATCTAAAGACGACGACAAAAAATCCA containing:
- the LOC124034096 gene encoding 60S ribosomal protein L37 is translated as MTKGTSSFGKRRNKTHALCRRCGSKAYHLQKSSCGKCGYPEKRKRKYNWSAKAKRRSTTGTGRIRHLRVVYRRFRNGFREGTVPKPKRAAVAASSSS